GCAAAAATTCTTCGACAAAAGCTGCCGATTTTTCTTCGTCAAAATCATGATTGCCCACGACCGCAAACTTGCCCAGCGGAGCGTCTAATGCTGACAATTGCGTCAGTAATTTCTCCCAATTTTTTCCCTTCGCCCAAGCCACCTTGTCAAACAAATCACCAGAAAACACGATGATGTCTGGCTTTTCTAGCGTCATATTTTTGGCAAATTTTTTAAAACGACGATAAGTCGTGTGCCAAGTAAAATGTGTATCTGTAAAATGAGCAATTTTCAGACCTTGCTGAGCGGTTATTTTGACTCGACGCACTTTCATCAAATGCGGCTCGACAAAAATGCCATACATCAGCAAAATCAAACCGATTGCTCCTATCATCAATCCAATCATCTGTCCATTTTAACATAAATTTACTGACAAAAACATCTTTTTCACTGACGAATCGCTCCGGACTCAACAAATCAACAAACCCTTACGCTTACCACTGAAAAAAACGCGTCAGTAATTTCTCTACAAAAAACCACCCCTCAAACTCGTGCAAAACAAGACCAGCTCACCAACGAATAGAGCAAAAGAAAAAACCGCCTAGGCGGTTTTTTTATATTCGCTTATGAACCCTACCGTAAGCGCCGAAGCACTAACGACTAGTGGTTTTTAGTTTTGGTCTTCAGCTACGAATGGAAGCAAAGCCATTACGCGCGCGCGTTTGATTGCGTTAACCACTTTACGTTGGTTTTTAGCAGATGTACCAGTCACGCGACGTGGCAAGATTTTACCACGTTCTGAGATGAAACGTTTCAAAAGTTCAGTGTCTTTGTAGTCAACGACTTCGATTTTGTTTGCAGCGATGAAGTCAACTTTTTTACGGCGTTTGAAGCCGCCACGACGTTGTTGTGCCATTTTATTTCTCCTTATATTATTTTTTAGATGTCCTATCAATTAAAGTTTTCTAGGATACGACGCTTTGTCGAAAAGCCAATTTTGCTTTTCTTAAAAAGCGAGTAAGACGTTAGGCAAAAGTTCCAAAGAATTTTGCCATCTTGTAATTAGGCGCTTTAGGGTCAATTACAAGTACGTATTAGAATGGAAGATCATCATCCGAAATTTCCATTGGTGAGCTGCCAAATGGGTCAGCATCACGCCCAAAATTATTCGGTGCTGCGTTAGTGTTCGCCTGCGGACGTGAATTGTTTGCAGATTGACTTGGTGCAGAATATGAACCAGTCGCTGCTCCACCACTCATACCGTCACGAGCAGACCGACTTTCCAACATTTGGAAACTCTCAGCCACAACCTCAGTCACATAAACACGTTGACCTTGTTGATTTTCATAGTTCCGCGTTTGAATACGCCCAGTAATTCCTACCAACGCTCCTTTTTTAGCCCAATTTGCCAAATTTTCAGCTTGTTGGCGCCAAATCACACAGTTAATGAAATCAGCCTCACGCTCACCGTTCGCATTTTTAAATTGACGGTTAACCGCCAAAGAAAACGTAGCGACAGCTTGATTTTGAGGGGTATAACGAAGTTCAGGATCGCGAGTAATGCGTCCCACTAACACAACATTGTTTATCATAATGAACTTCTCCTAAAAGCTATTAAGCTTCAACTTTAACGATCATGTGACGAAGAATGTCAAGATTGATCTTAGCAAGACGGTCAAATTCGCTCAAAGCTTCTGAAGTTGTTTCAGCTTCAAAAGTAGCGATGTGGTACAAACCTTCGCGGAAATCGTTGATTTCGTAAGCGAGTTTACGTTTTTCCCAGTCTTTAGACTCAAGATTTACAGCACCGTTGTCAGTCAAGATTGCATCGAAACGTTCAACGAGGGCAGCTTTTGCTTCTTCTTCAATGTTTGGACGAATAATGTAAAGAATTTCGTATTTTGTCATTGATTTTTCCTCCTTTTGGACTAATGACGCAGGTCGAGCCCTGCGTAAGTTGTGAGTTTTTCCCACAGAGTTATATTCTATCACTTTTTTTCATTTTTAGCAAGAGAATTTACTGACGAAAATTTCCGTCAGCATTTTCTCTGTAATGAAAAAAGTACCAAACTTTTCGTCAGTACTTTTTCTTATCTCACGCTTAGAAAATCGCTTTGATTGCCGCATAGACGAGCAAAAGCGCGCCCAGAACAATCCGATATTTCCCAAAGAAAGTAAAATCATGTTTTTTGACATAATCCATCAACCAGCGAATAGCCAGCATGGACACGAGAAAGGCCACCACAAAAGCGACAAGCAAAATCCCAAACTGACCAAAATTCAAACCATTCCCATCTTTAAAGAAATGAACCAGCTTGATGAAACTCGCTCCAAACATAATCGGAATTCCAAGGAAGAAAGTAAACTCAGCCGCAACAGCCCGACTTACCCCAATCAAAAGCGCCCCAACAATCGTCGCTCCAGACCGTGACGTCCCAGGAATCAGCGACAAGACTTGGAAAAGTCCAATATACAGCGCCATTTTATAAGGCAAGCGATCAATATTCGTAATTGAAAGTTCGTGATTTGGCACCCATTTGCGTTCGATGACAATGAAAGCCACCCCATAAATAATCAACATTACCGCTACCGGTACAAACTGTTGAAAATGTGCCTCCAACCAATTATTCAAAGGCAAACCAATGATTGCCGCAGGCAAACAAGCAATCAAAACCTTGACCCACAAGCGCCAAGTTAACTGAATTTCTCGTGGTGTTTTTTGTTTATTGGCTGGATTTAACTTATTAAAAGGATTCAATTTGTGGAAATACAGCACCACCACAGACAAAATCGCCCCCAGCTGAATCACCACATTGAACATATCCTTGAAAGCTTGCGATTGATTGAGCTTGATAAATTCTTCAGCGATAATCAAATGCCCCGTTGACGAAATCGGCAGCCACTCTGTAATTCCTTCAATGATACCTAAAA
The DNA window shown above is from Lactococcus sp. S-13 and carries:
- a CDS encoding undecaprenyl-diphosphate phosphatase; this encodes MDFIRAIILGIIEGITEWLPISSTGHLIIAEEFIKLNQSQAFKDMFNVVIQLGAILSVVVLYFHKLNPFNKLNPANKQKTPREIQLTWRLWVKVLIACLPAAIIGLPLNNWLEAHFQQFVPVAVMLIIYGVAFIVIERKWVPNHELSITNIDRLPYKMALYIGLFQVLSLIPGTSRSGATIVGALLIGVSRAVAAEFTFFLGIPIMFGASFIKLVHFFKDGNGLNFGQFGILLVAFVVAFLVSMLAIRWLMDYVKKHDFTFFGKYRIVLGALLLVYAAIKAIF
- the rpsR gene encoding 30S ribosomal protein S18; this encodes MAQQRRGGFKRRKKVDFIAANKIEVVDYKDTELLKRFISERGKILPRRVTGTSAKNQRKVVNAIKRARVMALLPFVAEDQN
- a CDS encoding single-stranded DNA-binding protein; protein product: MINNVVLVGRITRDPELRYTPQNQAVATFSLAVNRQFKNANGEREADFINCVIWRQQAENLANWAKKGALVGITGRIQTRNYENQQGQRVYVTEVVAESFQMLESRSARDGMSGGAATGSYSAPSQSANNSRPQANTNAAPNNFGRDADPFGSSPMEISDDDLPF
- the rpsF gene encoding 30S ribosomal protein S6, with product MTKYEILYIIRPNIEEEAKAALVERFDAILTDNGAVNLESKDWEKRKLAYEINDFREGLYHIATFEAETTSEALSEFDRLAKINLDILRHMIVKVEA